The Desulfosporosinus acidiphilus SJ4 genome has a window encoding:
- a CDS encoding septum formation initiator: MVVAQEKLMYQEPIDLRSNEKSRRIIQKRKRSSQHGKSILMLVFIVGLTGAIGAETIQLTVVKGAQIRSLQKDISSLKEQKDLLQLQADQLRSVSRIESVALSMGMEKPSGTVYMAGTIPAVKNQTGNLPPKATASATTNPTQTAEAKPTPLHQFSKFFTSFFASTQR, from the coding sequence TTGGTAGTGGCGCAGGAAAAGTTAATGTATCAGGAGCCGATTGACTTAAGATCCAACGAAAAAAGCCGACGAATTATACAAAAAAGGAAGCGGTCATCTCAGCACGGGAAAAGTATTTTGATGTTGGTGTTTATTGTTGGATTGACTGGGGCTATCGGAGCGGAAACGATTCAGCTGACAGTTGTTAAAGGTGCACAAATTAGGTCTTTGCAGAAAGATATTTCTTCACTTAAGGAGCAGAAGGATTTGCTTCAATTACAAGCTGATCAGCTGCGTTCAGTGAGTCGGATCGAAAGCGTTGCGCTGTCTATGGGCATGGAAAAGCCATCGGGAACAGTGTATATGGCGGGTACAATTCCTGCGGTCAAAAATCAAACGGGAAATCTGCCGCCCAAAGCGACCGCTTCTGCCACTACTAACCCCACACAAACTGCAGAGGCTAAACCAACACCTCTGCATCAATTTTCAAAGTTCTTTACAAGTTTCTTTGCTTCGACACAACGTTAA
- the rsmH gene encoding 16S rRNA (cytosine(1402)-N(4))-methyltransferase RsmH: MDFQHVTVLLNETVDGVVTDPSGIYVDCTLGGAGHSQRILESLNPRGRLICFDQDEHAIRHAQELFSGDERVLLVKKNFENLEKTLEELGLQPVQGIMFDLGVSSPQLDEAERGFSYMQDAPLDMRMDAQNSMTAKEIVNTWREEELAQIIWNYGEERWAKRIAQFIVQKRQERPLETTGDLVSVIKAAVPAAARRDGPHPAKRTFQALRIAVNDELGVLDRVLDQALRCLDRGGRIAVITFHSLEDRIVKERMKSWLGRCTCPPELPVCRCGAKALARVLTRKPIFPSEEEIEKNPRARSAKLRIAEKI, translated from the coding sequence TTGGACTTCCAGCATGTTACGGTGTTATTAAATGAGACGGTGGATGGAGTAGTGACCGATCCCTCAGGGATCTATGTCGATTGTACCCTCGGTGGAGCCGGACACAGCCAGAGAATTTTAGAAAGTCTTAACCCCCGTGGAAGGTTGATTTGTTTTGATCAGGATGAGCATGCCATTCGACACGCGCAAGAGTTATTCAGCGGGGATGAACGTGTTCTTTTGGTCAAGAAAAATTTCGAGAATTTGGAGAAGACTTTAGAGGAATTGGGCCTCCAGCCTGTCCAAGGTATTATGTTTGATCTGGGAGTTTCATCTCCTCAGCTGGATGAAGCTGAGAGGGGTTTCAGTTATATGCAGGATGCGCCTCTCGATATGCGTATGGATGCTCAAAATTCAATGACAGCGAAAGAGATCGTGAACACTTGGCGTGAAGAAGAATTGGCTCAGATTATCTGGAACTACGGTGAAGAACGGTGGGCCAAACGTATCGCACAATTTATCGTCCAAAAACGTCAGGAGAGACCTCTGGAAACCACAGGAGATTTAGTCAGCGTCATTAAAGCGGCGGTTCCTGCTGCGGCCCGGCGAGATGGTCCTCATCCTGCTAAACGGACGTTTCAAGCGCTTAGGATTGCTGTCAATGATGAACTGGGAGTCTTAGACCGTGTTTTGGATCAGGCTTTAAGGTGCTTGGACCGAGGCGGCCGAATTGCAGTGATTACCTTCCATTCCCTTGAAGACCGTATTGTCAAAGAGAGAATGAAGAGTTGGCTAGGGCGCTGTACCTGTCCCCCGGAATTACCGGTTTGCCGGTGCGGGGCGAAGGCTTTAGCCAGGGTATTAACTCGTAAACCTATTTTCCCCAGTGAAGAGGAAATTGAAAAGAATCCGCGTGCCAGAAGTGCAAAATTGCGGATTGCTGAAAAAATATAA
- the mraZ gene encoding division/cell wall cluster transcriptional repressor MraZ, producing MFMGEYIHTIDGKGRLIIPVKFREALGEQFIVTKGLDHCLFVYPVAEWNVLEQKLRALPFTQPDVRAFVRFFFSGATECELDKQGRILLPANLREYAQLEKDLVLVGVSSRVEIWSQTLWTDYSRQAEDAYASAAESLVQLGI from the coding sequence ATGTTCATGGGGGAGTACATCCATACAATTGATGGAAAAGGTCGGTTAATTATACCGGTTAAGTTCCGCGAGGCTTTAGGAGAACAATTCATTGTTACTAAAGGCTTGGATCATTGTTTGTTTGTTTACCCCGTCGCCGAGTGGAATGTGTTGGAACAGAAACTTCGCGCTTTACCATTTACCCAACCCGATGTCCGAGCCTTTGTCCGTTTCTTTTTTTCCGGGGCGACAGAATGTGAATTGGACAAGCAGGGCAGAATTCTATTACCTGCAAATTTACGCGAATATGCGCAATTGGAAAAGGATTTAGTTCTTGTCGGGGTGTCAAGCAGGGTAGAAATTTGGAGTCAGACACTCTGGACAGACTATAGCCGGCAAGCGGAAGATGCTTATGCCAGTGCAGCCGAATCCTTGGTACAGCTGGGTATATAG